One window of Aricia agestis chromosome 20, ilAriAges1.1, whole genome shotgun sequence genomic DNA carries:
- the LOC121737195 gene encoding spidroin-1-like isoform X2, which produces MSKLTILFVIVAVCEVLGDGKDSQAQPSGISPVILGNGLGLGGLGLAGLGAAAPGINGIGLGNSASLNNAAAVGAAQLSAIQNAQAVQATQINNAAAAAIQGARVTEAAARAGQANAIQNAQALDAASIANAQRAQAAAIENARAVEAARRAAAAAQYELARAAEAERVANAARIQAAAIANARAVEANRIANAARAQAAAVATSAAQAQAVADTVARNAEGLGLVGNGLGLLGNGAVIQAAPVAVSGLGLGNYGLGGLGYGKH; this is translated from the exons ATGTCCAAGCTTAcg ATTCTCTTTGTCATCGTCGCAGTGTGTGAGGTGCTCGGAGATG GCAAGGACTCCCAAGCCCAACCGAGTGGTATTAGCCCAGTCATCCTAGGAAATGGCTTGGGACTCGGAGGACTCGGACTAGCTGGACTCGGCGCCGCCGCCCCCGGCATCAACGGCATCGGCCTGGGCAACAGCGCCTCCCTCAACAACGCCGCCGCCGTTGGAGCCGCCCAGCTCAGCGCCATCCAAAACGCGCAGGCCGTCCAAGCCACGCAGATCAAcaacgccgccgccgccgccatcCAGGGCGCCCGCGTCACGGaggccgccgcccgcgccggccAGGCCAACGCCATCCAGAACGCCCAGGCTCTCGACGCCGCTAGCATCGCCAACGCGCAGCGCGCTCAGGCCGCCGCTATAGAGAACGCCCGCGCCGTGGAggccgcgagacgcgccgccgccgccgcccagtACGAGCTCGCCCGCGCCGCCGAGGCCGAGCGCGTCGCCAACGCCGCCCGCATTCAGGCCGCCGCCATCGCCAACGCGCGCGCCGTAGAGGCCAACCGCATCGCCAACGCCGCGAGAGCCCAGGCCGCCGCCGTCGCCACCAGCGCCGCCCAGGCCCAGGCCGTCGCCGACACCGTCGCCAGGAACGCGGAGGGTCTCGGTCTGGTCGGCAACGGCCTCGGTCTGCTCGGCAACGGTGCCGTCATCCAGGCCGCCCCCGTCGCCGTCAGCGGCCTCGGCCTCGGCAACTACGGTCTCGGAGGACTCGGCTACGGCAAACACTAG
- the LOC121737195 gene encoding spidroin-1-like isoform X1 has product MSKLTILFVIVAVCEVLGDAGKDSQAQPSGISPVILGNGLGLGGLGLAGLGAAAPGINGIGLGNSASLNNAAAVGAAQLSAIQNAQAVQATQINNAAAAAIQGARVTEAAARAGQANAIQNAQALDAASIANAQRAQAAAIENARAVEAARRAAAAAQYELARAAEAERVANAARIQAAAIANARAVEANRIANAARAQAAAVATSAAQAQAVADTVARNAEGLGLVGNGLGLLGNGAVIQAAPVAVSGLGLGNYGLGGLGYGKH; this is encoded by the exons ATGTCCAAGCTTAcg ATTCTCTTTGTCATCGTCGCAGTGTGTGAGGTGCTCGGAGATG CAGGCAAGGACTCCCAAGCCCAACCGAGTGGTATTAGCCCAGTCATCCTAGGAAATGGCTTGGGACTCGGAGGACTCGGACTAGCTGGACTCGGCGCCGCCGCCCCCGGCATCAACGGCATCGGCCTGGGCAACAGCGCCTCCCTCAACAACGCCGCCGCCGTTGGAGCCGCCCAGCTCAGCGCCATCCAAAACGCGCAGGCCGTCCAAGCCACGCAGATCAAcaacgccgccgccgccgccatcCAGGGCGCCCGCGTCACGGaggccgccgcccgcgccggccAGGCCAACGCCATCCAGAACGCCCAGGCTCTCGACGCCGCTAGCATCGCCAACGCGCAGCGCGCTCAGGCCGCCGCTATAGAGAACGCCCGCGCCGTGGAggccgcgagacgcgccgccgccgccgcccagtACGAGCTCGCCCGCGCCGCCGAGGCCGAGCGCGTCGCCAACGCCGCCCGCATTCAGGCCGCCGCCATCGCCAACGCGCGCGCCGTAGAGGCCAACCGCATCGCCAACGCCGCGAGAGCCCAGGCCGCCGCCGTCGCCACCAGCGCCGCCCAGGCCCAGGCCGTCGCCGACACCGTCGCCAGGAACGCGGAGGGTCTCGGTCTGGTCGGCAACGGCCTCGGTCTGCTCGGCAACGGTGCCGTCATCCAGGCCGCCCCCGTCGCCGTCAGCGGCCTCGGCCTCGGCAACTACGGTCTCGGAGGACTCGGCTACGGCAAACACTAG
- the LOC121737279 gene encoding isoniazid-induced protein IniB-like produces MSPVTILFVIASVYGVIGEPLRHADSRSASSGIITNVVDVGHGIGYGNGIGYGIGLAAPGIVTGHGIGNIGLGSSAPLNNAAAVGAAQLSAIQNAQAVQATQIGNAAAAAIQGARVTEVAARAGQANAIQNAQALDAARIANAQRAQAAALENARAVEAARRAAAAAQYELARAAEAERVANAARIQAAAIANARAIEANRIANAARAQAAAVASSAAQAQAVADSVARNVQDGGVILGHGLVSAGVVHAAPIAVEGLAIGYGKGLH; encoded by the exons ATGTCTCCAGTTACG ATTCTTTTCGTCATCGCTTCGGTGTATGGAGTAATTGGAGAAC CTCTCAGACACGCAGACTCCCGTTCCGCCTCTAGCGGCATCATCACTAATGTAGTGGACGTCGGCCACGGCATCGGCTACGGCAACGGCATCGGTTACGGCATCGGCCTCGCCGCGCCCGGCATCGTCACCGGCCACGGCATCGGCAACATCGGCCTCGGCAGCAGCGCGCCCCTCAACAACGCCGCCGCCGTCGGCGCTGCTCAGCTCAGCGCCATCCAAAACGCTCAAGCCGTCCAGGCCACGCAAATCGGCAATGCCGCAGCTGCCGCTATCCAAGGCGCCCGCGTTACCGAAGTCGCCGCCCGCGCTGGCCAGGCCAATGCCATCCAGAATGCTCAGGCCCTAGATGCCGCTAGGATCGCCAACGCGCAGAGAGCCCAAGCTGCCGCTCTGGAAAACGCTCGCGCCGTGGAAGCCGCGAGACGTGCAGCCGCCGCCGCACAGTACGAGCTAGCTCGCGCCGCCGAGGCCGAACGCGTCGCCAACGCTGCTCGCATCCAGGCCGCCGCCATCGCCAACGCTCGCGCTATCGAGGCCAACCGTATCGCCAACGCCGCAAGAGCCCAGGCTGCTGCCGTCGCGTCTAGCGCCGCCCAGGCCCAGGCCGTCGCCGACTCCGTGGCCAGAAACGTCCAGGATGGTGGCGTGATTCTCGGACACGGTCTCGTGTCCGCTGGAGTAGTCCACGCGGCGCCCATCGCCGTGGAGGGACTAGCCATCGGCTACGGGAAAGGACTTCATTGA